One Primulina huaijiensis isolate GDHJ02 chromosome 8, ASM1229523v2, whole genome shotgun sequence genomic region harbors:
- the LOC140983425 gene encoding splicing factor U2af small subunit B-like: MAEHLASIFGTEKDRVNCPFYFKIGACRHGDRCSRLHNRPNISPTLVLSNMYQRPDMITPGVDAQGQPIDPAKIQEHFEDFYEDIFEELSKFGEIETLNICDNLADHMIGNVYVQFKEEDQAAAALQALQGRYYSGRPIIGDFSPVTDFREATCRQYEENSCNRGGYCNFMHVKMIGRELRRKLFGRYSRRSMRGRSRSRSVSPAEYYHRRDKERERGDHDSRDHRGRRGGGGGDRHGDRYEGERRRHGGSSRRSRSPVREGSEERRARIEQWNREREEKGQ, encoded by the coding sequence ATGGCAGAGCACTTGGCCTCGATATTCGGGACGGAGAAAGACCGCGTGAATTGCCCCTTCTACTTCAAGATCGGCGCCTGTCGTCACGGGGACCGCTGCTCCCGCCTCCATAACCGACCCAATATATCCCCCACGTTGGTCCTCTCCAACATGTACCAACGTCCGGATATGATTACCCCTGGCGTAGACGCCCAGGGACAGCCAATCGACCCAGCTAAGATACAGGAGCATTTCGAGGATTTTTACGAGGACATCTTCGAGGAACTCAGTAAATTTGGTGAAATCGAGACCCTCAATATATGCGACAATCTCGCTGATCACATGATCGGCAATGTCTATGTCCAGTTCAAGGAAGAGGATCAGGCCGCCGCTGCCTTGCAGGCCTTGCAGGGTAGGTACTATTCCGGCCGCCCAATTATTGGAGATTTCTCTCCAGTTACAGATTTTCGCGAGGCTACCTGCAGGCAGTATGAGGAGAATAGTTGTAACCGGGGTGGGTATTGCAATTTCATGCATGTCAAGATGATCGGCAGGGAGCTCAGGAGGAAACTCTTTGGAAGGTACAGTCGGAGGTCTATGAGGGGCAGGAGCCGGAGCAGGAGTGTCAGCCCAGCCGAGTATTACCACAGGCGGGATAAGGAACGCGAAAGGGGGGATCACGACAGTCGGGACCACCGTGGGAGGAGGGGTGGTGGTGGCGGTGACAGGCATGGAGATAGATATGAGGGAGAGAGAAGGCGGCATGGAGGGAGTTCGAGGAGGAGCCGAAGTCCCGTGAGAGAAGGTAGCGAGGAGCGGCGAGCCAGGATTGAACAGTGGAATCGGGAGAGGGAAGAGAAGGGTCAGTGA